A genome region from Streptomyces antimycoticus includes the following:
- a CDS encoding ATP-binding protein, giving the protein MRYGILGTTQARHDDGTPVDVGGARLRALLAALALAPGQARTTGALIGEIWITDPPADGHGALQALVGRLRRALGKDAVESVPGGYRLSADPDDVDLHRFERLAEEGAHALADGDPAKAVDLLDAALALWRGPALSDLPDATAPVARAEARRLDARRARLAADLALGRPAQALPALTGLCDGHPLDEPLHALRIRALRDVGRVAEALAAYEVIRTEIAERLGADPGPELRGLYAELLAAADEGSPLPPRPAPAPARSGGGNLRARLTSFVGREADLATLRGDLSGHRLITLLGPGGAGKTRLSQEAAESFAPDWPDGVWLAELAPVDDPETVPETVLSAVGGRETVLLGTSPEGLRAATDPAVRDPRARLIEHCAPRRMLIVLDNCEHLVAAAAHLAESLLAQCPGVTILATSREPLAVPGELVRPVEPLPDPVALRLLQDRGAAARPGFRTEDDPAACAEICRRLDGLPLAIELAAARLRLLTPRQLADRLDDRFRLLTSGSRTALPRQQTLRAVVDWSWDLLDAPERTVLARLSVFAGGCGLTEAEAVCADAAEAVRGRPEEHAEHVEHAEHAEREQRAGAVEPRDVAALLGSLVDKSLVVTAPGPEPGTDGEMRYRLLETVAEYAAERLDESGERAAVEQRHLVAYREVARTADPLLRGPAQRHWLVRLETEHENLRTALRRAVAARDEQEALCLVLSLGWFWHLRGHRGEARHWATAAADLGPSPFAPPVAPAPPLYVSCTAAPPPMEPELLAEARRGVRLYALANIDGDLRAMVGDDTQRELEGIVSAYRPGLPQTCRLPGILWFFAVILKGDFVLLREMADEAVRACRELDYAWELAFTLQLRAKFYRDRSGEHQDATTRDADESLAIFRRLGDVWGEAEALAGRGETWEKRGEGAAAAADYRAAIRCAQELGAHDQVTFLRSRLAGLFVEFGDEEKAAEGERMLREVVEQGQHAGAEALSYARIHLAQRYGTTGRLAEARTLLSTLHGEFEHRALHMFEGMVEGMLAWLELLEGRPGDALTTVRGALAKTTGRMTEMVAPFIPVTHLLTAAEALSGLGGAERARAARLLGAYDALRKPQQYRVSASERARRERTEAAVRAEFGDAAYERAHAEGGGLTLDEAIVLV; this is encoded by the coding sequence GTGCGCTACGGCATCCTCGGCACCACCCAGGCCCGCCACGACGACGGCACCCCCGTGGACGTCGGCGGGGCGCGGCTGCGTGCGCTGCTGGCGGCGCTCGCGCTGGCGCCCGGGCAGGCGCGGACCACCGGGGCGCTGATCGGGGAGATCTGGATCACCGATCCGCCCGCCGACGGGCACGGCGCGCTGCAGGCGCTGGTCGGGCGGCTGCGGCGGGCGCTCGGCAAGGACGCCGTGGAGTCCGTCCCGGGCGGGTACCGGCTGAGCGCCGACCCCGACGACGTCGATCTGCACCGCTTCGAACGGCTCGCGGAGGAGGGCGCCCACGCCCTCGCCGACGGCGATCCGGCCAAGGCCGTCGATCTGCTCGACGCCGCGCTCGCGCTGTGGCGCGGGCCGGCGCTCAGCGATCTGCCCGACGCCACCGCGCCCGTCGCCCGCGCCGAGGCGCGACGGCTGGACGCGCGGCGCGCCCGGCTCGCCGCCGACCTCGCGCTCGGCCGCCCCGCCCAGGCCCTCCCCGCGCTCACCGGGCTCTGCGACGGCCACCCCTTGGACGAGCCGCTGCACGCGCTGCGCATCCGGGCCCTGCGGGACGTGGGGCGGGTGGCGGAGGCGCTGGCCGCGTACGAGGTGATCCGTACGGAGATCGCCGAGCGGCTGGGCGCCGATCCGGGGCCGGAGCTGCGGGGGCTGTACGCCGAGCTGCTGGCGGCGGCCGATGAGGGCTCTCCCCTACCGCCCCGCCCGGCCCCCGCCCCCGCCCGCAGCGGCGGTGGCAATCTGCGGGCCCGGCTGACCAGCTTCGTCGGCCGCGAGGCCGATCTGGCGACCCTGCGCGGCGATCTGTCCGGTCACCGGCTGATCACCCTCCTCGGGCCCGGCGGCGCCGGGAAGACGCGGCTGTCGCAGGAGGCCGCCGAATCGTTCGCGCCCGACTGGCCGGACGGGGTGTGGCTGGCCGAGCTCGCGCCCGTCGACGACCCCGAGACCGTTCCGGAGACGGTGCTCAGCGCGGTCGGGGGGCGCGAGACGGTCCTCCTCGGCACCTCGCCCGAAGGGCTGCGCGCCGCGACCGACCCGGCCGTGCGCGATCCGCGCGCCCGGCTCATCGAGCACTGCGCCCCGCGCCGGATGCTGATCGTGCTCGACAACTGCGAACACCTCGTCGCGGCCGCGGCCCACCTCGCCGAGTCCCTGCTCGCCCAGTGTCCCGGGGTCACGATCCTGGCCACCAGCCGCGAACCCCTCGCCGTCCCGGGCGAGTTGGTGCGTCCCGTGGAGCCGCTGCCCGACCCCGTCGCGCTGCGGCTGCTCCAGGACCGGGGCGCGGCGGCCCGGCCCGGTTTCCGTACCGAGGACGATCCGGCCGCGTGCGCCGAGATCTGCCGGCGCCTCGACGGACTGCCCCTGGCGATCGAGCTGGCCGCGGCGCGGCTGCGGCTGCTCACCCCACGGCAGCTCGCCGACCGCCTGGACGACCGCTTCCGCCTCCTGACCAGCGGCAGCCGTACGGCGCTGCCCCGCCAGCAGACCCTGCGAGCCGTCGTCGACTGGTCCTGGGACCTGCTCGACGCCCCGGAACGCACCGTGCTCGCCCGGCTGTCCGTCTTCGCCGGAGGCTGCGGTCTGACCGAGGCGGAGGCGGTGTGCGCGGACGCGGCCGAGGCGGTGCGCGGACGCCCCGAAGAGCACGCAGAGCACGTAGAGCACGCAGAGCACGCGGAACGTGAACAGCGCGCCGGGGCCGTGGAGCCCCGGGACGTGGCCGCGCTGCTCGGCTCCCTTGTGGATAAATCGCTGGTCGTCACCGCGCCCGGACCGGAGCCCGGGACGGACGGGGAGATGCGGTACCGGCTGCTGGAGACCGTCGCCGAATACGCGGCGGAGCGGCTGGACGAGTCCGGCGAGCGGGCCGCGGTCGAACAGCGCCATCTGGTCGCCTACCGGGAGGTGGCCCGTACCGCCGATCCGCTGCTGCGCGGTCCCGCACAGCGCCACTGGCTGGTCCGGCTGGAGACGGAGCACGAGAATCTGCGCACCGCGCTGCGCCGGGCCGTGGCCGCCCGCGATGAGCAGGAGGCGCTGTGCCTGGTCCTCTCGCTCGGCTGGTTCTGGCATCTGCGCGGCCACCGCGGCGAGGCGCGCCATTGGGCGACCGCCGCGGCCGACCTCGGGCCGAGCCCCTTCGCACCGCCCGTGGCCCCCGCGCCGCCGCTGTACGTCAGCTGCACGGCCGCCCCGCCGCCGATGGAGCCCGAGCTGCTGGCGGAGGCGCGGCGCGGAGTGCGGCTGTACGCGCTGGCCAACATCGACGGCGACCTCCGGGCCATGGTGGGCGACGACACCCAGCGCGAGCTGGAGGGCATCGTCTCCGCCTACCGGCCGGGGCTGCCCCAGACCTGCCGTCTCCCGGGCATCCTGTGGTTCTTCGCGGTGATCCTCAAGGGGGACTTCGTCCTGCTGCGGGAGATGGCCGACGAGGCGGTGCGCGCCTGCCGGGAGCTGGACTACGCATGGGAGCTGGCGTTCACCCTCCAGCTGCGGGCCAAGTTCTACCGGGATCGCAGCGGCGAGCACCAGGACGCGACCACCCGTGACGCCGATGAAAGCCTGGCGATCTTCCGCAGGCTCGGTGACGTATGGGGCGAGGCGGAGGCGCTGGCCGGCCGCGGCGAGACCTGGGAGAAGCGCGGCGAGGGCGCGGCCGCGGCCGCGGACTACCGCGCGGCGATCCGCTGCGCCCAGGAGCTCGGGGCCCATGACCAGGTGACGTTCCTGCGGTCCCGGCTGGCCGGGCTGTTCGTGGAGTTCGGTGACGAGGAGAAGGCCGCCGAGGGCGAGCGGATGCTGCGCGAGGTGGTCGAGCAGGGGCAGCATGCGGGCGCCGAGGCGCTGTCGTACGCCCGGATCCATCTGGCGCAGCGCTACGGCACCACGGGCCGCCTCGCGGAGGCGCGGACCCTTCTGTCCACCTTGCACGGGGAGTTCGAGCACCGGGCGCTGCATATGTTCGAGGGCATGGTGGAGGGGATGCTGGCCTGGCTGGAGCTGCTGGAGGGACGGCCGGGCGACGCCCTGACGACCGTGCGCGGTGCGCTGGCGAAGACCACTGGCCGGATGACGGAGATGGTCGCGCCGTTCATCCCGGTGACCCATCTGCTGACCGCCGCCGAGGCGCTGAGCGGCCTCGGCGGGGCGGAGCGGGCCCGGGCGGCGCGGCTGCTGGGGGCGTACGACGCGCTGCGCAAGCCCCAGCAGTACCGGGTCTCCGCCAGTGAGCGGGCGCGCCGGGAGCGGACCGAGGCCGCGGTGCGGGCCGAGTTCGGGGACGCCGCGTACGAGCGGGCCCATGCCGAGGGCGGCGGCCTCACCCTGGACGAGGCCATCGTGCTGGTCTGA
- a CDS encoding site-2 protease family protein has protein sequence MTTAISRRERRISPVFLGLFAIMVVSAWAVWTEYSASPGFAVFLFVVSGWVVSLCLHEYAHARTALHGGDLSIGAKGYLTLNPMKYTHVALSIVLPVVFVIMGGIGLPGGAVFIERHRIQGRWKHSLISAAGPLTNVLFAAALTAPFWLDATDQVPELFRFALAFLALLQVTAAILNFLPVPGLDGYGVIEPWLSHRIRRQVEPYAPFGLLAVFGILWIPEVNEAFFGAIDAVMRALGVSEWDTYWGQEFFRFWQGEPDIPRLDF, from the coding sequence ATGACCACCGCCATCAGCCGCCGCGAGCGGCGCATCAGCCCCGTCTTCCTCGGACTGTTCGCGATCATGGTCGTGTCCGCGTGGGCCGTGTGGACGGAGTACTCGGCCAGCCCCGGCTTCGCCGTCTTCCTGTTCGTCGTCTCCGGCTGGGTCGTCTCCCTGTGCCTGCATGAGTACGCCCACGCGCGCACCGCGCTGCACGGCGGGGATCTGTCGATCGGCGCGAAGGGCTACCTGACCCTCAACCCGATGAAGTACACGCATGTGGCGCTGAGCATCGTGCTGCCCGTGGTCTTCGTGATCATGGGCGGGATCGGGCTGCCGGGCGGGGCGGTGTTCATCGAGCGGCACCGGATCCAGGGCCGCTGGAAGCACAGTCTGATCTCGGCCGCGGGCCCGCTGACGAACGTGCTGTTCGCGGCCGCGCTGACCGCCCCGTTCTGGCTCGACGCCACGGACCAGGTGCCGGAGCTCTTCCGCTTCGCCCTCGCCTTCCTGGCGTTGCTGCAGGTCACGGCGGCGATCTTGAACTTCCTGCCGGTGCCGGGCCTGGACGGGTACGGGGTGATCGAGCCCTGGCTGTCGCACCGCATCCGGCGCCAGGTCGAGCCGTACGCGCCGTTCGGGCTGCTCGCGGTCTTCGGGATCCTGTGGATACCCGAGGTCAATGAGGCGTTCTTCGGCGCCATCGACGCGGTGATGCGGGCCCTGGGCGTATCGGAGTGGGACACCTACTGGGGCCAGGAATTCTTCCGCTTCTGGCAGGGCGAGCCCGATATCCCCCGCCTCGACTTCTAG
- the npdG gene encoding NADPH-dependent F420 reductase, whose translation MTTPDAPNSASDAPAKKAPAKDPWDLPDVSGLTVGVLGGTGDQGRGLAYRLARSGQKVIIGSRAVERAQTAARELGGAELGIEGADNAECSRRSDIVIVAVPWDGHAKTLDSLREELSGKLVVDCVNPLGFDKKGAYALTPEEGSAAEQAAALLPDSRVTAAFHHLSAVTLQDPEVEQIDTDVMVLGESRADTDLVQALAARIPGMRGVFAGRLRNAHQVESLVANLISVNRRYKAHAGLRVTDV comes from the coding sequence ATGACTACTCCTGATGCCCCGAACTCCGCGTCCGACGCCCCCGCGAAGAAGGCCCCCGCCAAGGACCCCTGGGACCTCCCCGATGTGTCCGGCCTGACCGTCGGCGTCCTGGGCGGCACCGGTGACCAGGGCCGCGGCCTCGCCTACCGGCTGGCCAGGTCCGGCCAGAAGGTGATCATCGGTTCGCGCGCCGTCGAGCGCGCGCAGACCGCGGCGCGGGAGCTGGGCGGCGCGGAGCTCGGCATCGAGGGCGCGGACAACGCCGAGTGCTCGCGCCGCAGCGACATCGTCATCGTGGCCGTCCCGTGGGACGGCCACGCCAAGACGCTGGACTCGCTGCGCGAGGAGCTCAGCGGCAAGCTGGTCGTCGACTGCGTCAACCCGCTGGGCTTCGACAAGAAGGGCGCGTACGCCCTGACGCCGGAGGAGGGCAGCGCCGCCGAGCAGGCCGCCGCCCTGCTGCCGGACTCCCGGGTCACCGCCGCCTTCCACCACCTCTCGGCCGTAACTCTGCAGGACCCCGAGGTCGAGCAGATCGACACCGATGTGATGGTCCTGGGCGAGTCGCGCGCCGACACCGACCTGGTCCAGGCGCTCGCGGCCCGCATCCCGGGCATGCGCGGCGTCTTCGCGGGCCGGCTGCGCAACGCCCACCAGGTGGAGTCCCTGGTGGCCAATCTGATCTCGGTCAACCGCCGCTACAAGGCCCATGCGGGCCTGCGCGTCACCGACGTCTGA